In Populus nigra chromosome 1, ddPopNigr1.1, whole genome shotgun sequence, one genomic interval encodes:
- the LOC133677391 gene encoding probable (S)-N-methylcoclaurine 3'-hydroxylase isozyme 2, which translates to MATIVTEISSNTLFTILFLLPLIYLIAKQLKTLYSSRFAPLPPGPYSWPILGNALQIGNSPHITLASLAKTYGPLFSLRLGSQLVIVAASQEAATEILKTQDRFLSGRFVPDVIPAKWLKLENLSLGWIGEVNNEFKFLRTVCQSKLFSNKALLSQSCLREKKAADTVRFIRTMEGKVLKIKKVAFAAVFSMLTNILISSDLISMEQESMEGEMTEIIRNIFEVGAAPNISDLFPVLAPFDLQNLRKKSKELYLRFSTMFEAIIEERRERKMSSDNASGKEDFLDTLISNGSSNEHINVLLLELLVAGSDTSTSAIEWAMAELLRNPQCMKKVQAELASEINQDLIQESDLPRLKFLHACLKESMRLHPPGPLLLPHRAVNSCKVMGYTIPKNSQVLVNAYAIGRDPKSWKDPLDYKPERFLTSNMDFRGSNIEFIPFGAGRRACPGQPMATKHVPLVLASLLHFFDWSLPTGHDPKDIDMTDNFHTSLQKKQPLLLIPKIKN; encoded by the exons ATGGCAACAATAGTAACAGAAATATCATCCAATACTCTTTTTACCATTCTCTTTCTCTTGCCTCTCATTTATCTCATTGCCAAGCAGCTCAAGACACTGTATTCATCAAGATTTGCACCACTACCACCAGGGCCATATTCATGGCCAATCTTAGGCAATGCCCTACAAATTGGAAATAGCCCTCATATTACTCTAGCCAGTCTAGCAAAAACCTACGGACCACTCTTCTCACTTAGACTTGGCAGCCAGCTTGTTATTGTTGCCGCATCTCAAGAAGCTGCCACTGAAATTCTAAAAACTCAGGATCGCTTTTTGTCCGGTAGGTTTGTTCCTGACGTAATACCAGCCAAGTGGTTAAAGCTTGAAAATTTGTCCCTTGGATGGATTGGAGAAGTCAACAATGAATTTAAGTTTTTGCGAACTGTTTGCCAATCCAAGCTTTTCTCAAACAAAGCTCTATTGTCCCAATCATGTTTGCGAGAGAAAAAGGCGGCAGACACTGTAAGATTTATCAGAACAATGGAAGGTAAGGTGTTGAAGATCAAGAAAGTAGCATTTGCGGCTGTTTTTAGTATGTTGACTAATATTCTCATCTCAAGTGACCTTATAAGCATGGAGCAAGAGAGTATGGAGGGAGAGATGAcggaaattataagaaatatcTTCGAGGTAGGGGCTGCTCCAAATATATCCGATCTTTTTCCTGTTCTAGCACCATTTGATCTGCAGAATCTACGGAAGAAGTCTAAGGAGTTGTATTTGAGGTTCAGTACCATGTTTGAAGCTATCatcgaagaaagaagagaaagaaagatgagTTCTGATAATGCTTCAGGCAAAGAGGATTTCCTTGATACTCTGATCAGCAACGGTTCTAGTAATGAGCATATCAATGTCCTTCTTCTG GAGCTCCTGGTTGCTGGTTCAGACACAAGTACCTCAGCAATTGAGTGGGCAATGGCAGAACTATTAAGGAACCCACAATGCATGAAAAAAGTTCAAGCGGAACTAGCAAGTGAAATCAACCAGGACCTTATACAAGAATCTGATCTACCTAGACTAAAGTTCCTTCATGCTTGCCTCAAAGAAAGCATGAGATTGCACCCTCCAGGACCACTTCTTCTTCCTCACCGTGCCGTGAACTCATGCAAAGTGATGGGCTATACCATTCCAAAGAACTCTCAAGTGTTGGTGAATGCTTATGCAATTGGACGAGACCCCAAGAGTTGGAAAGATCCATTGGATTATAAACCTGAGCGATTCTTGACTTCGAATATGGATTTCAGAGGAAGCAATATTGAGTTCATACCATTTGGTGCTGGAAGGAGAGCATGCCCTGGTCAACCCATGGCTACCAAGCATGTTC